In a single window of the Phaeobacter sp. G2 genome:
- a CDS encoding TauD/TfdA family dioxygenase, with protein sequence MSYNVIRASDAGDTSITPAVLSEVKNYLDSDGWTLLRGFKMDMPAFSGITSQLCKTITFDPAREYSEKNTQKVDAGLGPIGLHIENGNTPVCPDVVAFYSAKAAFEGSQTTICDGRRVFEAFSDAQKARWLQRMMVTRTLPEVLWKRYLANEHPAISDPAEVTHDHILQFKAAIPDQDFTLNADGSLEYRIKVSPVRPSSVSQGQGFANAILGPSHNYEPPVYTLEDGSIVSSDEIEELRDIAETCTAEINWQDGDVAVIDNTRVMHGRRAIKDQDRQLYIGMGRL encoded by the coding sequence ATGAGCTACAACGTAATCCGCGCCTCTGATGCGGGCGATACTTCTATCACGCCAGCCGTGTTATCCGAGGTCAAAAACTATTTGGACAGCGATGGCTGGACGCTGCTGCGCGGCTTTAAGATGGATATGCCTGCCTTCAGCGGGATCACATCACAGCTTTGCAAAACCATCACCTTTGATCCCGCGCGTGAATATTCGGAAAAGAATACCCAAAAGGTCGACGCAGGCCTGGGACCCATTGGGCTCCATATTGAAAATGGCAACACGCCAGTGTGCCCGGATGTGGTTGCCTTCTATAGTGCAAAAGCTGCTTTTGAAGGGTCACAAACAACGATCTGCGACGGTCGCCGGGTTTTTGAAGCCTTCTCTGACGCCCAAAAAGCGCGCTGGTTGCAGCGTATGATGGTGACGCGCACCCTGCCTGAGGTCCTGTGGAAACGCTACCTTGCCAACGAACACCCGGCCATCAGTGATCCCGCAGAGGTCACCCATGACCATATCTTGCAATTCAAAGCGGCAATCCCCGATCAGGACTTCACGTTGAATGCCGACGGATCGCTTGAGTACCGCATCAAGGTCTCTCCGGTGCGTCCGTCGTCAGTGTCCCAGGGGCAGGGGTTTGCCAATGCAATTCTGGGTCCGTCGCATAACTATGAACCACCCGTTTATACCCTTGAGGATGGGTCAATTGTCAGCTCCGATGAAATTGAAGAGCTGCGCGATATTGCCGAGACCTGCACGGCTGAAATCAACTGGCAGGACGGCGATGTGGCAGTGATCGACAACACCCGCGTTATGCATGGGCGTCGGGCGATCAAGGACCAGGATCGACAGTTGTATATAGGAATGGGCCGCCTGTGA
- a CDS encoding AMP-binding protein, with protein sequence MKQVFDALERHAHSRPDAIAFEDDSGQISWQELSERVENLACVLDDITGPVAIGLAGGIDYVVADLAATLSGKRQVPLPFFFSSAQNAHVLMDAKVGCVITNIPELFSALPRLNLLSPAAPAAPAAAPTTGRGLRAYNGGAERIIYTSGSSGTPKGVVLGDRQLQASISALSQVIAADETDTHLSILPLAQLLEQICGIFLPIVAGAKTVFRFEATKALFGAPIAPLVAAFETLRPTTSLLAPAVLGRWVSALAGREAPDSLRFVAVGGASSSPSLIQAAQEVGIPVHEGYGLSECCAVVAMNRPGDNHPGTVGPVLDGLAVSLDNGEIVVSGPTVMTGYLNGDDAPDVWHTGDLGHFDGDQLVVDGRKDALLVTSAGRNISPEWVEQRVNSDPRVVSSALGLRQSDGALILLLVVAAAVPAADILAYLSDLPSYARPSAFITTDPSEQGLLFPAGTPNRAVAASLINTRAAQQLDPAPESIAS encoded by the coding sequence ATGAAACAGGTCTTTGACGCGCTTGAACGCCATGCACACAGTCGCCCCGATGCCATCGCCTTTGAAGATGACAGCGGCCAGATCAGCTGGCAGGAGTTGTCCGAACGTGTGGAAAACTTGGCTTGTGTACTGGATGACATCACAGGGCCTGTTGCTATCGGTCTTGCTGGTGGCATCGACTATGTCGTGGCTGATCTGGCGGCGACGCTTAGTGGCAAACGGCAGGTGCCTTTGCCGTTCTTTTTCAGCTCGGCGCAAAATGCCCATGTGTTGATGGATGCCAAGGTTGGCTGTGTCATCACAAACATTCCCGAACTGTTTTCGGCGCTGCCACGTCTTAATTTGCTCAGCCCGGCTGCCCCAGCTGCCCCGGCTGCCGCTCCGACCACCGGGCGCGGGCTGCGCGCCTATAACGGTGGCGCCGAGCGGATCATCTATACCTCTGGCTCCTCCGGCACCCCCAAAGGGGTCGTGCTGGGGGATCGCCAGTTGCAGGCTTCTATCAGTGCCCTGAGCCAGGTGATCGCCGCAGATGAAACTGATACCCATCTGTCCATTCTGCCGCTGGCGCAGCTGTTGGAGCAGATCTGCGGGATCTTCCTGCCCATCGTCGCGGGGGCCAAAACGGTGTTTCGATTTGAAGCAACCAAGGCTCTCTTTGGGGCGCCGATCGCGCCGCTGGTTGCCGCCTTTGAAACCCTGCGCCCAACCACCAGCCTGCTGGCGCCGGCTGTGCTGGGCCGCTGGGTTAGCGCCCTGGCGGGGCGCGAAGCGCCTGACAGCCTGCGGTTTGTGGCTGTGGGGGGCGCGTCCAGCTCGCCCTCTTTGATCCAGGCCGCGCAAGAGGTCGGCATTCCGGTCCATGAAGGCTATGGGCTGTCTGAATGCTGCGCGGTTGTGGCCATGAACCGGCCCGGCGACAATCACCCCGGCACTGTGGGACCAGTATTGGACGGGCTGGCGGTTTCGCTCGATAACGGTGAGATCGTGGTGTCAGGCCCGACAGTGATGACGGGCTATCTGAATGGCGACGACGCCCCCGATGTCTGGCATACTGGGGATCTGGGGCATTTTGACGGTGACCAGCTGGTTGTTGATGGCCGCAAAGATGCACTGTTGGTGACCAGTGCCGGGCGCAACATTTCACCGGAATGGGTCGAACAGCGGGTCAACAGTGATCCGCGGGTTGTCAGCTCGGCTTTGGGTCTTCGCCAGTCTGACGGGGCGCTGATATTGCTTCTGGTTGTCGCGGCTGCCGTGCCAGCCGCTGACATTCTGGCCTACCTGTCAGATTTGCCATCTTATGCGCGGCCCTCGGCGTTTATCACCACTGATCCGTCTGAGCAGGGGCTGTTGTTCCCAGCCGGAACCCCAAACAGGGCTGTGGCCGCCAGCTTGATCAACACCCGGGCTGCCCAGCAGCTGGACCCAGCCCCAGAAAGCATCGCGTCATGA
- a CDS encoding AMP-binding protein, with amino-acid sequence MTAMTPEEAVCHVITTNPTFAVHEVEVRGVTVKAFKSIPGTVPALLASGWEQHGEGALEFLAYESETYTYAEFTQSVNQLAHAMRDELGLGQGDRVAIAMRNYPELLMLVLAISSIGGVVVFLNAWWTSEELDYALQDSKARVIFADGLRMERVQPLRDALDLTLIGVRDAEGQTAHDLSSLKRNARSDTAPLVEIDTDDDFAIMYSSGTTGHPKGVVQTHRGAVNAVFSWLMQSVIAPLVDPPDPDAPEPLRPSALVVTPLFHVTATHPLFLLSLPAGAKITLMHKWDPEQAVRLIRDNSITRFLGVPTQSAELMEAAVKMGETLPSLDYLGAGGAKRPGAQVAKLAEAFPNAGVATGWGMTETNALGIGMIGDDYKARPDSAGKLHPPVQELRMLDDAGNDVPLGALGEITVKSPANMRCYLNKPEATDEVLQDGWLRTGDLGVLDQDGFVTILDRKKNIIIRGGENIACLDVEGALHHHPDVLEATVFSVPDERLGETVGAAVQLKAGAQLTLADMAAFLDGHLAKFKIPTALWTQHDILLRGATDKIDRRAIREACLNNKET; translated from the coding sequence ATGACAGCAATGACACCTGAAGAGGCGGTGTGTCATGTCATTACCACGAACCCGACATTTGCGGTGCATGAGGTCGAGGTGCGGGGCGTGACGGTCAAGGCATTCAAATCCATACCTGGCACGGTTCCCGCGCTGCTGGCCTCTGGTTGGGAACAGCACGGTGAGGGAGCCCTTGAATTCCTGGCCTACGAGAGCGAGACCTATACCTACGCCGAATTCACCCAATCCGTGAACCAGCTGGCCCATGCGATGCGCGATGAGCTGGGCTTGGGTCAAGGCGACCGAGTGGCCATTGCAATGCGGAACTACCCCGAACTCTTGATGCTGGTTCTGGCAATTTCCTCCATCGGCGGTGTCGTGGTGTTTCTAAACGCGTGGTGGACAAGCGAGGAACTGGACTATGCCCTCCAGGACAGCAAAGCCCGCGTGATTTTTGCAGATGGGCTGCGTATGGAACGGGTACAACCGCTTCGCGATGCGCTGGACCTGACCCTGATTGGCGTCCGCGATGCGGAGGGACAAACGGCACATGACCTGAGCAGCCTGAAACGCAATGCCCGTTCAGATACGGCTCCGCTGGTCGAAATCGACACGGATGATGACTTTGCCATCATGTATTCCTCTGGCACCACCGGCCATCCCAAAGGCGTTGTGCAAACTCATCGCGGCGCGGTCAATGCGGTGTTCAGCTGGTTGATGCAATCGGTGATCGCGCCGCTGGTTGATCCTCCGGACCCGGACGCGCCAGAGCCGCTGCGCCCTTCGGCGCTGGTCGTCACCCCGCTGTTCCATGTCACGGCAACCCACCCGCTGTTCTTGCTCAGCCTGCCGGCCGGTGCCAAGATTACGCTGATGCACAAGTGGGATCCGGAACAGGCGGTGCGCCTGATACGCGACAATAGCATCACGCGCTTTCTTGGGGTGCCCACCCAATCTGCCGAATTGATGGAGGCCGCCGTCAAGATGGGCGAAACCCTGCCCTCCCTGGATTATCTTGGGGCTGGTGGTGCAAAGCGGCCCGGCGCCCAGGTGGCAAAACTGGCCGAAGCCTTTCCCAACGCCGGTGTTGCAACCGGCTGGGGCATGACCGAAACAAATGCCCTGGGCATTGGCATGATCGGCGACGACTACAAGGCCCGCCCCGATAGCGCAGGCAAACTGCACCCCCCGGTTCAAGAACTCCGAATGCTGGATGACGCAGGCAATGATGTGCCCCTGGGGGCACTGGGCGAAATCACGGTGAAAAGCCCCGCAAACATGCGGTGTTATCTCAACAAGCCAGAGGCAACCGACGAGGTTCTGCAAGATGGCTGGCTGCGCACTGGCGACTTGGGCGTCCTTGACCAGGATGGCTTTGTGACCATCCTGGACCGCAAGAAAAATATCATTATCCGTGGCGGCGAAAATATCGCCTGCCTGGATGTGGAAGGTGCCCTGCACCATCACCCCGACGTTCTGGAAGCCACAGTATTTTCGGTGCCGGACGAGCGTCTGGGAGAAACAGTGGGCGCAGCCGTACAGCTCAAAGCTGGAGCCCAGCTCACCCTTGCAGATATGGCCGCCTTTCTGGACGGGCATCTCGCGAAATTCAAAATTCC
- a CDS encoding DUF6134 family protein: MRIFGLALGLAMALAAPVTALSIPSNGKLNFDVVRKGKDIGDHSYRFSGTTAALTVKVTTDIVVKVPLIRTTAYSFRHASVESWKNGKLMQLSSTTDDDGDPHQLQTANKGALPASLWNDDILRSGKLMNTIDGTLMNIRAADLGMETVTTRRGSISAHHYRLSGGLARDLWYDAAGNLAQVAFKADDGSTVMYIRK; encoded by the coding sequence ATGCGTATTTTTGGATTGGCCCTTGGCCTTGCTATGGCCTTGGCGGCACCTGTCACTGCTCTATCGATCCCATCAAACGGCAAACTGAATTTTGATGTTGTTCGTAAAGGCAAAGACATCGGCGATCACAGCTACAGGTTTTCCGGCACCACCGCAGCGCTGACCGTCAAGGTGACCACAGACATCGTTGTGAAGGTGCCTTTGATCAGAACCACAGCCTACAGTTTCAGACATGCAAGTGTTGAGAGCTGGAAGAACGGCAAATTGATGCAGCTGAGCTCAACCACCGACGATGATGGAGATCCCCATCAATTGCAGACCGCGAACAAGGGCGCTTTGCCTGCGAGCCTGTGGAATGATGATATCCTGCGCAGCGGCAAACTGATGAACACCATCGACGGGACACTGATGAACATTCGCGCTGCTGATCTTGGCATGGAAACGGTCACGACCAGACGCGGCAGCATTTCGGCCCATCATTACCGGCTGTCGGGCGGGCTGGCACGGGATCTTTGGTACGATGCGGCGGGCAACCTTGCACAGGTGGCTTTCAAGGCCGATGATGGATCCACAGTGATGTATATTCGGAAATAG
- a CDS encoding ATP-binding protein yields the protein MKVLHRIIGPRRSLKRSLLLNILAALCFCILLAGAVIIKEFYEHLEENIEDALTDEAYEIVSQIDPARAHYGLDASALRYQGIEGNYRYTVFDDGGDLIAGGETSGEIWRQLAVTTLGLPHPIALLGDRRGIGLRARIVDQEVVILVSTFPKGNNETRFASLLHELEEEIWWVILGLVVVLTSTLFATRQALSPLRSLSDQAHQIGPSAAGRRLDVAQVPAEIAPLIGDVNKAFDRLEQGYQAQRDFSANVAHEIRTPIAVLRSSIDRITDPELKTMLTQDVDQLDRIFAQLIDLSRADAALKTSFEPVDLHSVAVQVATDLAQSALRSGRSLSVTGAKKVLVEGNAGLLTIALSNVVRNALQYTPEASEVEIEVLANPAGWRVLDRGAGVPDNLKTALFERFNRGTLANSNSTGSGIGLAIVKSVAQSHNATSIIQDREGGGTAFSFIFNASA from the coding sequence ATGAAGGTTTTACATCGCATCATTGGGCCACGCCGGTCGCTGAAACGAAGCCTGCTGTTAAACATCCTGGCAGCACTGTGTTTTTGTATCCTTTTGGCTGGCGCCGTCATCATCAAGGAATTCTACGAGCATCTGGAAGAAAACATCGAAGACGCCCTGACCGATGAGGCCTATGAAATTGTCAGCCAGATTGATCCCGCGCGTGCGCACTATGGCTTGGATGCCAGCGCCCTGCGATACCAGGGGATTGAAGGCAACTATCGCTACACCGTCTTTGATGACGGTGGCGATCTCATCGCTGGCGGCGAAACCTCGGGGGAAATATGGCGGCAACTGGCGGTCACGACGCTGGGACTTCCGCACCCCATTGCGCTGCTTGGCGACCGTAGGGGAATTGGCCTCAGGGCGCGTATTGTTGACCAGGAAGTGGTGATCCTGGTTTCCACCTTTCCCAAGGGCAATAACGAGACGCGTTTTGCCAGCCTGCTGCACGAACTCGAAGAGGAAATATGGTGGGTGATCCTGGGTCTTGTGGTGGTGCTGACCTCGACGCTGTTTGCCACCCGCCAGGCGCTGTCGCCGCTGCGATCTCTGTCTGATCAGGCGCATCAAATCGGGCCGTCTGCGGCGGGTCGTCGTCTCGATGTTGCCCAGGTGCCGGCTGAGATCGCGCCGCTTATTGGCGACGTGAACAAGGCGTTTGACCGCCTGGAACAGGGCTATCAGGCGCAGCGGGATTTTTCCGCCAATGTTGCCCATGAAATTCGCACGCCTATCGCAGTGCTCAGGTCCAGTATCGACCGTATCACTGACCCCGAATTGAAAACAATGCTGACGCAGGATGTTGATCAACTGGATCGTATCTTTGCTCAGCTGATTGATTTGTCCCGCGCCGATGCGGCTTTGAAAACCAGCTTTGAGCCGGTGGACCTGCACAGTGTTGCGGTCCAGGTCGCCACGGATCTGGCGCAGTCGGCCCTACGGTCTGGTCGGAGCTTGTCGGTCACCGGCGCCAAGAAGGTCTTGGTTGAAGGCAACGCGGGGCTCTTGACCATCGCGCTGAGCAATGTTGTCCGCAATGCCTTGCAGTATACCCCCGAGGCGAGCGAAGTCGAGATCGAGGTGCTGGCCAACCCTGCTGGATGGCGGGTGCTTGATCGCGGCGCCGGGGTGCCGGACAATCTGAAAACAGCATTGTTTGAGCGCTTCAATCGCGGAACGCTGGCCAATTCCAACAGCACGGGATCGGGAATAGGATTGGCCATCGTCAAGTCGGTTGCTCAGTCCCACAATGCCACAAGCATCATTCAGGACAGGGAGGGGGGTGGCACAGCATTCTCCTTCATTTTCAATGCTTCGGCGTAA
- a CDS encoding thermostable hemolysin, producing MKIEFLSGNCPGRQQAQDHIKGVYKSAYGADVTEFAPLLVVAKHVNGEVLCAAGIRTARDGFFSDAYLTTDFSTALHQTAGLRVPAAEIMEVVSLAATTPFPVLPMLDKMVEWGRQNAMTCGVFTATKPLRRLLARTTLSYTEIARADISKVANPQAWGSYYDTDPRVCAFSEVLSQPVVLSPRARRAGHVAEAS from the coding sequence ATGAAAATCGAGTTTTTGAGCGGCAACTGCCCGGGACGCCAGCAGGCCCAGGACCATATCAAGGGTGTCTACAAAAGTGCCTATGGCGCCGATGTCACCGAATTCGCCCCTCTCTTGGTTGTTGCAAAACATGTAAACGGAGAGGTGCTTTGTGCGGCTGGTATTCGGACGGCGCGGGATGGGTTCTTTTCTGATGCCTATCTGACAACTGATTTTTCCACCGCTCTGCATCAGACAGCCGGTTTGCGGGTTCCGGCTGCGGAAATCATGGAAGTGGTTTCTCTGGCCGCGACAACCCCCTTTCCGGTACTGCCTATGCTGGACAAGATGGTCGAATGGGGGCGTCAGAACGCGATGACCTGTGGCGTGTTTACGGCCACAAAACCCCTGCGTCGCCTGCTGGCCCGGACCACGCTCAGCTACACTGAAATCGCCAGGGCGGATATTTCGAAGGTCGCAAACCCACAGGCCTGGGGATCCTATTACGATACCGATCCAAGAGTATGCGCGTTTAGCGAGGTGCTGTCGCAGCCGGTTGTTTTGTCGCCCCGTGCACGTCGGGCCGGGCATGTGGCGGAGGCATCGTGA
- a CDS encoding SDR family NAD(P)-dependent oxidoreductase — protein MNSRKTVLITGAGTGIGRALAIEAAQKGFDLILVGRTSSTLDETLSQCSTTQARCIVADVTSAEGRAVICQAVSGRLEILINNAGVLSVGHLADMTDENLQRMAETNLVAPMALSRDLLPALRSAKGRIVNIGSVFGDIAYPFFAGYSATKFGLRGFSDAIRRELSGTGIGVTYVAPRATQTAAESAFGALVEPLDMTLDTAETVAAQAWDAILKGKRESFPKGKERFFVKVQRLFPSLVDKSVGAQARDPRTLAALKTSHHS, from the coding sequence ATGAACAGCAGGAAAACAGTTCTCATCACAGGGGCAGGGACCGGCATTGGCCGTGCGCTGGCCATTGAGGCAGCACAGAAGGGCTTTGATCTGATCCTGGTTGGTCGCACGTCCAGCACGCTGGATGAGACGCTCTCCCAATGTAGCACCACACAAGCCCGGTGTATTGTGGCCGATGTGACCAGCGCCGAGGGGCGGGCCGTGATCTGCCAGGCGGTCAGCGGCAGGCTGGAAATTCTGATCAACAATGCGGGCGTTCTAAGCGTTGGGCATCTGGCTGATATGACGGATGAAAACCTGCAACGCATGGCAGAGACCAACCTTGTCGCACCGATGGCTTTGAGCCGTGATCTGCTGCCGGCACTGCGCAGCGCCAAGGGCCGTATCGTCAACATCGGTTCGGTTTTTGGCGATATCGCCTATCCGTTCTTTGCCGGCTACTCGGCGACCAAATTTGGCCTGCGCGGGTTCTCGGACGCGATACGGCGGGAACTGTCCGGGACAGGCATTGGCGTAACCTATGTCGCGCCGCGTGCCACGCAGACTGCGGCTGAAAGCGCCTTTGGCGCCTTGGTTGAGCCTCTGGATATGACGCTCGACACAGCCGAGACCGTGGCCGCACAGGCCTGGGATGCCATCCTGAAAGGCAAGCGTGAGAGCTTCCCCAAAGGCAAAGAGCGGTTTTTCGTAAAGGTGCAACGGCTGTTCCCATCGCTGGTCGACAAATCGGTGGGGGCGCAGGCGCGTGATCCCAGAACCCTTGCGGCGCTCAAAACCTCACACCACTCCTAA
- a CDS encoding Hint domain-containing protein: protein MVIPNWVEELVAGNTSHKGNADDNALDGSTGDDIMDAGAGADTVAGEEGNDIIDAGEGNDVIYGDIGDGFDQGLEATPLSLKLSNMQSVSHDGHLGSAGDFAVFKDVATLDDGRQIWGKLVLVEKTNPDMWVEFGYDEGAEVLLDGNAPGDQATFRLEFFDPTTGDPVYLNSTATFNDIDDNSYTGDNEAVIVDGNSFTSFGVSSDSSLTTALDGNVVTASGSERNDYTDQDAWFSASFEDRSSIEFTLQTRVGFSGFTLSGNLIEDPVTTIIEEGADTIMAGAGDDIVHGQGGDDSLMGEDGNDMLDGGEGNDVMEGGVGADTLLGGAGGDTLSGGDGDDYIDGGVGDDSLSAGIGNDTVLGGEGNDTIHNSAGDDSLVGGVGNDSIVATDGNDTLEGGDGNDTLYGGNDNDLLVGGGDADLMYGELGDDSLDGGTGDDIMDGGAGNDTLIGGDGGDTISGGDGDDYIEGGLGNDSLSTGLGNDTLVGGEGDDTLHNSAGDDSLDGGVGNDSIVATDGNDTLDGGDGDDTMYGGNDNDLLIGGGGADLMHGEADADTFQMSDSFGNDTLTGGEAGNDYDTVDMSGVTASGVSVTYTGDEAGTISDGADTITFSEIEALTLTDQADVVDASSDTAGVVIDAGAGDDTITFGAGDDSISGGTGYDQFVLTATGGIDTVSDFSISDDDDDGFFNDQLDVSDLTGGTGFGGSIRTQDVTVTDDGFGNALLSFPGGESLVLEGVAPAQITTASQLHSAGIPCFTPEVQLATKRGAVPAGEIQVGDLLQTADNGYQPVLWVGKRRLNRAELAKRPHLRPYCIRPDGVLSPDRPMLLSPQHRLLVNKKTFEYNTPVSESFLSAKLLAEIDETCQPQTDTPDGVTYVHLMTEHHEVVFAEGIATETFWPGPEAVRGLSAKDLHELFELFPELIPVYGLVGSYGRRHTRQAYGDLARRSLKRRDLLHLTTA from the coding sequence ATGGTAATACCAAATTGGGTAGAAGAGCTTGTCGCAGGCAATACAAGCCACAAAGGCAATGCCGACGACAATGCGTTGGATGGCTCCACCGGCGATGACATCATGGACGCGGGTGCGGGTGCCGATACCGTTGCCGGTGAAGAAGGCAACGACATTATTGATGCCGGTGAAGGCAACGATGTCATCTATGGTGACATCGGAGACGGCTTTGATCAGGGCCTAGAGGCCACGCCACTGTCGCTGAAACTCAGCAATATGCAAAGTGTCTCCCACGACGGTCATCTGGGATCTGCGGGTGATTTTGCTGTTTTCAAGGATGTCGCCACCCTGGATGATGGCAGACAAATCTGGGGCAAGTTGGTGTTGGTGGAGAAAACCAACCCGGACATGTGGGTCGAATTTGGCTACGATGAAGGTGCCGAAGTTCTCTTGGATGGTAATGCACCGGGAGATCAGGCGACCTTCCGGTTGGAGTTCTTCGACCCTACAACCGGCGACCCCGTTTACCTGAACTCGACCGCAACCTTCAACGATATCGATGACAACAGCTACACCGGAGATAACGAAGCTGTCATTGTGGACGGCAACAGCTTCACCTCGTTTGGCGTGTCATCCGACTCCTCGCTGACCACGGCTTTGGACGGCAATGTGGTCACCGCGTCAGGCAGCGAAAGAAATGATTACACAGACCAGGACGCCTGGTTCTCGGCCTCTTTTGAGGATCGCTCCTCTATTGAATTTACCCTACAGACGCGGGTCGGTTTTTCGGGCTTCACCCTTTCAGGCAATCTGATCGAAGACCCCGTCACCACGATCATCGAAGAAGGTGCCGACACCATCATGGCGGGCGCAGGGGATGATATCGTTCATGGCCAGGGGGGGGATGACTCTCTCATGGGTGAAGATGGCAACGATATGCTGGATGGCGGTGAAGGCAACGACGTCATGGAGGGGGGTGTTGGCGCGGATACCCTGCTTGGCGGCGCGGGTGGTGACACCTTGTCGGGTGGCGACGGCGACGACTACATCGATGGCGGCGTAGGCGATGACTCTCTCTCGGCAGGGATCGGCAACGATACCGTGCTCGGCGGCGAAGGCAATGATACGATCCACAACTCGGCTGGGGATGACAGTCTTGTCGGCGGGGTCGGAAATGACAGCATTGTCGCAACCGACGGCAATGACACCCTGGAAGGGGGCGATGGCAACGACACCCTTTATGGCGGCAATGACAACGATCTGCTTGTGGGGGGCGGCGATGCCGACCTGATGTACGGCGAACTGGGCGATGACAGCCTGGATGGGGGCACCGGCGATGACATCATGGATGGCGGTGCGGGCAATGACACCCTGATTGGCGGCGACGGCGGCGATACCATCTCTGGCGGTGACGGCGACGACTATATCGAAGGCGGCCTAGGCAACGACAGCCTGTCAACCGGTCTGGGCAATGATACCCTGGTCGGCGGCGAAGGTGATGACACGCTGCACAACTCAGCCGGGGACGACAGTCTGGACGGCGGCGTTGGCAACGACAGCATTGTGGCAACCGACGGCAACGACACTCTGGACGGTGGTGACGGCGACGACACCATGTATGGCGGCAACGACAATGATCTGCTCATCGGTGGCGGCGGTGCCGATCTGATGCACGGCGAAGCCGATGCGGATACATTCCAGATGTCCGACAGCTTTGGCAACGACACCCTGACCGGTGGCGAGGCCGGGAACGACTACGATACGGTAGACATGTCCGGTGTCACCGCTTCGGGCGTATCGGTCACCTACACCGGCGATGAGGCTGGCACCATCTCTGATGGCGCTGACACCATCACCTTCTCCGAAATCGAGGCCCTGACCCTTACCGATCAGGCGGATGTGGTGGATGCCTCCTCAGACACCGCTGGTGTGGTGATTGATGCCGGGGCTGGGGATGACACCATTACATTTGGCGCTGGCGACGATTCGATTTCCGGCGGAACTGGCTACGACCAGTTTGTCCTGACCGCCACCGGCGGCATTGATACGGTGAGTGATTTCAGTATCTCTGATGACGACGACGATGGTTTTTTCAATGACCAGCTTGATGTCTCAGATCTGACCGGAGGGACCGGCTTTGGCGGCAGTATCCGGACCCAGGACGTTACGGTTACAGACGACGGGTTTGGCAACGCTCTGCTTTCATTTCCAGGCGGGGAAAGCCTGGTCCTGGAAGGGGTGGCTCCGGCTCAGATTACCACCGCCTCGCAACTGCATTCCGCAGGTATTCCCTGCTTTACCCCCGAGGTTCAGCTGGCCACCAAACGTGGCGCAGTGCCTGCAGGCGAGATCCAAGTGGGGGACCTTTTGCAAACAGCTGACAATGGATATCAACCCGTCCTATGGGTCGGCAAACGCAGGCTGAACAGGGCTGAGCTGGCCAAACGGCCGCATCTGCGCCCCTATTGCATTCGTCCAGATGGGGTTTTGTCCCCCGACCGGCCCATGCTGTTGTCGCCACAGCATCGCTTGTTGGTCAATAAAAAGACCTTTGAATACAATACGCCGGTCAGCGAAAGCTTTCTGTCCGCCAAGCTGCTGGCCGAAATTGACGAAACCTGTCAGCCGCAGACCGACACCCCCGACGGTGTCACCTATGTTCATCTGATGACCGAACACCATGAGGTGGTTTTTGCCGAAGGGATCGCAACCGAGACCTTCTGGCCCGGCCCAGAGGCTGTTCGCGGGTTGTCAGCCAAAGATCTGCACGAATTGTTTGAACTGTTCCCAGAGCTGATCCCTGTATATGGGCTGGTTGGATCATATGGCCGTCGCCATACCCGGCAGGCCTATGGTGATCTGGCCCGCCGCAGTCTGAAACGGCGGGATCTCTTGCATTTGACCACCGCCTGA
- a CDS encoding response regulator transcription factor produces the protein MRLLYIEDNEKLALNTSASLHEAGFVVDVVHTAEDALHSVKSYEYDALILDLGLPDQDGLEILPRIKAHNPQLPILICTARDALEERIKGLNAGSDDYIVKPFAVSELIARVNAVLRRPGGVLGMTLTLGNVSYETTDRTVAIDGVVARFSKRELALLELFLRRPDRVVSKDVIENALYGFNEATTPNAIDVLTHRLRKKLIEKGASIEIHNLRGIGYVLRAPAE, from the coding sequence ATGCGGCTTCTCTATATTGAAGACAACGAGAAACTGGCGCTGAACACAAGCGCCAGTTTGCACGAGGCAGGGTTTGTGGTGGATGTCGTCCATACGGCTGAGGATGCGCTGCATTCTGTCAAAAGCTATGAATATGACGCCCTTATTCTGGATCTGGGGTTGCCGGATCAGGATGGCCTGGAGATTTTGCCAAGGATCAAAGCCCACAATCCGCAACTCCCAATTCTCATCTGTACCGCACGTGACGCGCTTGAAGAGCGGATCAAAGGCCTGAATGCAGGGTCGGACGACTACATCGTCAAACCCTTTGCGGTGTCCGAACTCATCGCCCGTGTGAACGCCGTCTTGCGACGTCCCGGTGGGGTGCTTGGCATGACGCTGACGCTGGGCAATGTCTCCTATGAGACGACAGACCGGACCGTCGCAATAGATGGCGTCGTGGCGCGGTTTTCCAAACGGGAACTCGCCCTGCTAGAGTTGTTCCTGCGTCGGCCGGACCGCGTGGTGTCAAAAGATGTGATCGAAAATGCGCTCTATGGGTTCAACGAGGCGACAACGCCCAATGCCATTGATGTGCTGACCCATCGACTGCGGAAAAAGCTGATCGAAAAAGGCGCCAGCATTGAAATCCACAATCTGCGCGGCATTGGCTACGTTTTGCGGGCACCTGCTGAATGA